A stretch of the Cucurbita pepo subsp. pepo cultivar mu-cu-16 chromosome LG16, ASM280686v2, whole genome shotgun sequence genome encodes the following:
- the LOC111776845 gene encoding L-ascorbate peroxidase, cytosolic-like — protein sequence MAKNYPPITQQYEAAVLKARRKIRALVAEKHCSPLMLRLAWHSAGTFDVKTKTGGPFGTMKHAAELAHGANKGLDIAVQLLEPIKEQVPILSYGDFYQIAGVVAVEVTGGPEIPFHAGRVDKPEPPPEGRLPDAVKGCDHLREVFYAMGLSDKDIVALSGAHTLGKAHKDRSGFEGPWTTNHLVFDNSYFKELLSGEKEGLLQLPSDKALLTDSVFRPLVEKYAADEDVFFADYAEAHLKLSELGFADA from the exons ATGGCGAAGAACTATCCGCCTATCACCCAGCAATACGAGGCGGCTGTCCTGAAGGCGAGGAGGAAGATTAGAGCTCTTGTTGCTGAAAAGCATTGCTCTCCACTAATGCTTCGTCTCGC ATGGCACTCCGCCGGAACGTTTGACGTTAAGACTAAGACGGGAGGTCCCTTTGGCACGATGAAGCACGCAGCGGAACTCGCTCATGGCGCTAACAAGGGCCTTGACATCGCTGTTCAGCTGTTGGAGCCGATTAAGGAACAGGTGCCGATCCTTTCGTACGGTGACTTCTACCAG ATCGCCGGGGTTGTTGCTGTTGAAGTTACCGGCGGACCCGAGATTCCCTTCCATGCTGGCAGAGTG GACAAGCCTGAGCCTCCGCCTGAAGGCCGCCTTCCCGATGCCGTAAAAG GATGTGATCATTTAAGGGAGGTTTTCTACGCAATGGGTCTCAGTGACAAGGATATCGTAGCTTTGTCTGGTGCTCACACTCTG GGAAAAGCTCACAAAGATCGATCTGGATTTGAAGGACCATGGACAACCAATCATCTCGTCTTCGACAACTCTTACTTCAA GGAGCTTTTATCTGGAGAGAAGGAAGGGCTTCTTCAACTGCCATCTGATAAGGCGCTTCTCACCGATTCTGTGTTCCGTCCCCTTGTTGAGAAATACGCTGCG GATGAAGATGTGTTCTTTGCTGATTATGCCGAAGCTCATCTGAAGCTCTCAGAGTTGGG ATTTGCCGATGCTTAA
- the LOC111776791 gene encoding uncharacterized protein LOC111776791 isoform X2 gives MSDGGEKTCPLCAEEMDPTDQQLKPCKCGYEICVWCWHHIMDMAEKDDTEGRCPACRTVYDKEKIVGMASSCERLVAEVSVEKKVKSQKAKAKSSEGRKQLSSVRVIQRNLVYIVGLPLNLADEDLLQRREYFGQYGKVLKVSMSRTTTGVIQQFTNSTCSVYITFSKEEEAVRCIQNVHQFVLEGKPLRACFGTTKYCHAWLRSVPCTNPDCLYLHEVGSQEDSFTKDEIISAYTRSRVQQITGASNNTQRRSGSVLPPPMDDYCNNNSSNGKPIVKNPSSNTVSIIRGSPPNGSSDKSIALPAAASWGTRGSNFQVPVSSSPSTNGPPKKSDATNSILSFPLADASISSAPTVHSEAGKGPAFNESHTSNNAKIHQESLKSLKHPVSTDYQSLSTDRHDSPEEMPTFISLSCSVAGVPATKDSQKTMAMAPSISTPNLHIEDSSSCPEVGTTSDGLIQNLSADISTVSTDRDDIDEQSGLRPITIVSDHDLIKASGDHHNLQEQSRVAPLDSTDAWKGDDVVSCMSFSREERDWRSDLQREVVNASELEEDVISFNSQRLKDPEILSPSTRLPGWASTFHALNGSTSHSLWPDAVNGAATSLATDLSFDKPFNDISSLSSSSIPPVFSSQLVNGVNTSGQTLHTLRHIAANDPANLNADSLFVDKQFNDNSHFRASNISTAINGNVENGISSSAATDMPHGNSFLLHNEGRGRHVGRLSGDMLNANGSGFVDNGENSIISNILSMDFNMWDNTLTSQNLAKLLGESDKQSPSSRKVQSNNQSRFSFARQEESKGQDFRIQPSLDMIEQIQRNHSFGHEFFKNDNVHSDKFHSSGGFYSNNYDGSVNPSSNHSLNSSNKLSVTRAQISAPPGFSVPSRVPPPGFSSHDRVDQVSDSLSGNRLLDSSSLLRNSYQANQTGSNISTGDIEFMDPAILAVGKGRRQIGLNNTGLDARTPFSPSLGTFDNEASLQLLMQRSLNSQQQRYSDVGDGFSHLGDSYGISSRLVDQSQVNNLSNFGQLSLQHSRNRLMSHGHWDGWNEAQGGTNIGVADILRNDRLGYNKYYAGYEDSKFRMPSSSDLYNRTFGM, from the exons ATGAGTGACGGAGGAGAAAAAACTTGCCCACTCTGTGCGGAAGAGATGGATCCAACTGATCAGCAATTGAAGCCATGCAAATGCGGATATGAG ATTTGTGTTTGGTGCTGGCATCATATTATGGACATGGCTGAGAAGGATGACACTGAGGGTCGATGTCCTGCATGTCGTACTGTATACGATAAGGAAAAAATTGTAGGCATGGCATCAAGCTGTGAAAG ATTGGTTGCTGAAGTAAGTGTGGAAAAAAAGGTTAAGTCACAAAAAGCAAAAGCCAAATCATCTGAAGGACGAAAGCAGCTTAGCAGTGTACGCGTGATTCAAAGGAATCTAGTATATATTGTTGGGCTGCCTCTTAATCTGGCAGATGAAGAT CTTCTTCAGCGGAGAGAATACTTTGGTCAGTATGGGAAAGTTCTAAAAGTGTCTATGTCCCGTACAACAACTGGAGTCATTCAACAATTTACTAATAGTACCTGTAGTGT ATATATTACATTCTCAAAAGAGGAGGAAGCTGTTCGATGTATCCAAAATGTACATCAGTTTGTCTTGGAGGGCAAGCCTTTAAG GGCATGCTTTGGAACGACAAAATATTGTCATGCTTGGTTGAGGAGTGTG CCTTGCACCAACCCTGACTGCTTGTATTTACACGAGGTTGGTTCTCAAGAAGATAGTTTCACAAAAGATGAAATCATTTCAGCATACACAAG GAGTAGAGTGCAACAAATTACTGGTGCCTCAAACAATACGCAGCGGCGTTCAGGGAGTGTGTTACCGCCACCAATGGATGATTACTGCAATAACAATTCTTCAAATGGGAAACCCATTGTTAAGAACCCTTCAAGT AATACTGTTAGCATCATTAGAGGTTCTCCTCCAAATGGAAGCTCAGATAAGTCAATTGCTCTCCCTGCAGCTGCCTCATG GGGAACTCGAGGCTCAAATTTTCAAGTGCCAGTATCAAGTTCACCAAGTACAAATGGGCCTCCGAAAAAGTCCGATGCTACTAATAGCATATTATCATTTCCCCTTGCAGATGCAAGCATTTCTTCGGCTCCTACAGTACATAGTGAAGCAGGAAAGGGACCTGCATTTAATGAGAGTCACACTTCTAATAATGCCAAAATTCATCAAGAATCCTTAAAATCTTTGAAACATCCTGTTAGCACGGATTATCAATCTTTGTCGACAGACAGACATGATTCACCTGAGGAGATGCCTACTTTTATATCTTTGAGTTGTTCAGTGGCTGGGGTTCCAGCCACAAAGGACAGTCAGAAAACAATGGCCATGGCACCGAGCATTTCTACTCCTAATCTCCATATTGAGGATTCTAGCAGTTGTCCTGAAGTAGGAACTACTTCTGATGGCCTAATACAAAATCTGAGCGCTGATATATCAACAGTTAGCACCGATAGAGATGATATAGATGAACAATCTGGTCTAAGACCAATTACTATAGTCTCTGATCATGATTTGATTAAAGCTTCCGGGGATCACCATAACTTACAAGAGCAGTCTAGAGTGGCACCTTTAGATTCGACAGATGCTTGGAAAGGCGATGATGTGGTTAGTTGCATGTCCTTTTCAAGAGAAGAACGTGATTGGAGATCGGACTTACAGAGAGAGGTAGTTAATGCAAGTGAGTTGGAAGAGGATGTGATATCTTTTAATAGTCAGAGGCTCAAGGATCCAGAGATTTTGAGCCCTTCAACTCGGTTGCCTGGCTGGGCATCTACATTTCATGCCCTGAATGGCTCTACCTCTCATTCATTGTGGCCGGATGCTGTCAATGGGGCAGCAACCAGTCTAGCTACTGATTTGTCTTTTGATAAGCCATTCAATGATATTTCATCTCTAAGCTCATCTAGCATCCCGCCTGTGTTTAGCAGTCAGCTTGTGAATGGAGTTAATACATCTGGGCAGACTTTGCATACTTTAAGACATATAGCGGCCAATGATCCTGCCAATTTAAATGCAGATTCACTTTTTGTTGATAAACAATTCAATGATAATTCACATTTCCGTGCATCTAACATATCAACTGCTATCAATGGCAACGTGGAGAATGGGATCAGCTCTTCTGCTGCTACCGATATGCCCCATGGAAATTCATTTTTACTTCACAACGAAGGAAGAGGAAGGCATGTGGGCAGGTTGTCTGGTGACATGCTGAATGCCAATGGCAGTGGTTTTGTAGATAATGGTGAAAACAGCATAATCTCAAATATATTGTCAATGGACTTCAACATGTGGGATAACACATTAACGTCCCAGAATTTGGCCAAGCTTTTGGGTGAAAGTGATAAACAATCTCCAAGTTCCAGGAAGGTGCAAAGCAATAATCAGTCCAGATTCTCTTTTGCAAGGCAGGAAGAGTCTAAAGGACAAGATTTTAGGATACAGCCTTCTCTTGATATGATTGAACAAATACAGAGGAACCATTCCTTCGGGCATGAATtctttaaaaatgataatgtGCATTCAGACAAGTTTCATAGTAGTGGTGGCTTCTATTCTAACAATTATGATGGATCAGTAAATCCTTCAAGCAATCACTCCCTTAATTCCTCAAATAAGCTCTCAG TTACTAGAGCTCAAATCTCAGCTCCGCCTGGCTTCTCCGTTCCAAGCCGGGTGCCACCACCTGGTTTCTCTTCTCATGACAGAGTAGATCAAGTTTCTGACTCCCTCTCTG GAAACCGTCTGCtagattcttcttctttgttgaGAAATTCATATCAAGCAAATCAAACTGGAAGTAATATTAGCACGGGCGATATTGAATTTATGGATCCTGCTATTTTGGCAGTTGGTAAAGGCAGACGTCAGATAGGTCTTAACAATACTGGTCTAGACGCTAGGACACCATTTTCTCCTTCATTAGGTACCTTTGATAATGAAGCAAGTCTTCAGTTACTGATGCAAAGATCTCTGAACTCCCAGCAGCAGAGATACTCTGATGTCGGAGATGGTTTCTCTCATCTCGGGGATTCATATGGCATTTCTTCAAGGCTTGTGGACCAATCACAGGTTAACAATCTCTCTAATTTTGGGCAGCTATCTCTCCAACATTCTAGAAATAGGCTTATGTCGCATGGCCACTGGGACGGTTGGAATGAGGCTCAAGGTGGAACCAATATTGGTGTGGCAGATATATTGAGGAATGATAGGCTTGGATACAACAAATATTATGCTGGTTATGAAGACTCGAAATTCCGCATGCCCAGCTCGAGCGATCTATATAACAGAACCTTTGGGATGTGA
- the LOC111776791 gene encoding uncharacterized protein LOC111776791 isoform X3 translates to MSDGGEKTCPLCAEEMDPTDQQLKPCKCGYEICVWCWHHIMDMAEKDDTEGRCPACRTVYDKEKIVGMASSCERLVAEVSVEKKVKSQKAKAKSSEGRKQLSSVRVIQRNLVYIVGLPLNLADEDLLQRREYFGQYGKVLKVSMSRTTTGVIQQFTNSTCSVYITFSKEEEAVRCIQNVHQFVLEGKPLRACFGTTKYCHAWLRSVPCTNPDCLYLHEVGSQEDSFTKDEIISAYTRVQQITGASNNTQRRSGSVLPPPMDDYCNNNSSNGKPIVKNPSSNTVSIIRGSPPNGSSDKSIALPAAASWGTRGSNFQVPVSSSPSTNGPPKKSDATNSILSFPLADASISSAPTVHSEAGKGPAFNESHTSNNAKIHQESLKSLKHPVSTDYQSLSTDRHDSPEEMPTFISLSCSVAGVPATKDSQKTMAMAPSISTPNLHIEDSSSCPEVGTTSDGLIQNLSADISTVSTDRDDIDEQSGLRPITIVSDHDLIKASGDHHNLQEQSRVAPLDSTDAWKGDDVVSCMSFSREERDWRSDLQREVVNASELEEDVISFNSQRLKDPEILSPSTRLPGWASTFHALNGSTSHSLWPDAVNGAATSLATDLSFDKPFNDISSLSSSSIPPVFSSQLVNGVNTSGQTLHTLRHIAANDPANLNADSLFVDKQFNDNSHFRASNISTAINGNVENGISSSAATDMPHGNSFLLHNEGRGRHVGRLSGDMLNANGSGFVDNGENSIISNILSMDFNMWDNTLTSQNLAKLLGESDKQSPSSRKVQSNNQSRFSFARQEESKGQDFRIQPSLDMIEQIQRNHSFGHEFFKNDNVHSDKFHSSGGFYSNNYDGSVNPSSNHSLNSSNKLSAVTRAQISAPPGFSVPSRVPPPGFSSHDRVDQVSDSLSGNRLLDSSSLLRNSYQANQTGSNISTGDIEFMDPAILAVGKGRRQIGLNNTGLDARTPFSPSLGTFDNEASLQLLMQRSLNSQQQRYSDVGDGFSHLGDSYGISSRLVDQSQVNNLSNFGQLSLQHSRNRLMSHGHWDGWNEAQGGTNIGVADILRNDRLGYNKYYAGYEDSKFRMPSSSDLYNRTFGM, encoded by the exons ATGAGTGACGGAGGAGAAAAAACTTGCCCACTCTGTGCGGAAGAGATGGATCCAACTGATCAGCAATTGAAGCCATGCAAATGCGGATATGAG ATTTGTGTTTGGTGCTGGCATCATATTATGGACATGGCTGAGAAGGATGACACTGAGGGTCGATGTCCTGCATGTCGTACTGTATACGATAAGGAAAAAATTGTAGGCATGGCATCAAGCTGTGAAAG ATTGGTTGCTGAAGTAAGTGTGGAAAAAAAGGTTAAGTCACAAAAAGCAAAAGCCAAATCATCTGAAGGACGAAAGCAGCTTAGCAGTGTACGCGTGATTCAAAGGAATCTAGTATATATTGTTGGGCTGCCTCTTAATCTGGCAGATGAAGAT CTTCTTCAGCGGAGAGAATACTTTGGTCAGTATGGGAAAGTTCTAAAAGTGTCTATGTCCCGTACAACAACTGGAGTCATTCAACAATTTACTAATAGTACCTGTAGTGT ATATATTACATTCTCAAAAGAGGAGGAAGCTGTTCGATGTATCCAAAATGTACATCAGTTTGTCTTGGAGGGCAAGCCTTTAAG GGCATGCTTTGGAACGACAAAATATTGTCATGCTTGGTTGAGGAGTGTG CCTTGCACCAACCCTGACTGCTTGTATTTACACGAGGTTGGTTCTCAAGAAGATAGTTTCACAAAAGATGAAATCATTTCAGCATACACAAG AGTGCAACAAATTACTGGTGCCTCAAACAATACGCAGCGGCGTTCAGGGAGTGTGTTACCGCCACCAATGGATGATTACTGCAATAACAATTCTTCAAATGGGAAACCCATTGTTAAGAACCCTTCAAGT AATACTGTTAGCATCATTAGAGGTTCTCCTCCAAATGGAAGCTCAGATAAGTCAATTGCTCTCCCTGCAGCTGCCTCATG GGGAACTCGAGGCTCAAATTTTCAAGTGCCAGTATCAAGTTCACCAAGTACAAATGGGCCTCCGAAAAAGTCCGATGCTACTAATAGCATATTATCATTTCCCCTTGCAGATGCAAGCATTTCTTCGGCTCCTACAGTACATAGTGAAGCAGGAAAGGGACCTGCATTTAATGAGAGTCACACTTCTAATAATGCCAAAATTCATCAAGAATCCTTAAAATCTTTGAAACATCCTGTTAGCACGGATTATCAATCTTTGTCGACAGACAGACATGATTCACCTGAGGAGATGCCTACTTTTATATCTTTGAGTTGTTCAGTGGCTGGGGTTCCAGCCACAAAGGACAGTCAGAAAACAATGGCCATGGCACCGAGCATTTCTACTCCTAATCTCCATATTGAGGATTCTAGCAGTTGTCCTGAAGTAGGAACTACTTCTGATGGCCTAATACAAAATCTGAGCGCTGATATATCAACAGTTAGCACCGATAGAGATGATATAGATGAACAATCTGGTCTAAGACCAATTACTATAGTCTCTGATCATGATTTGATTAAAGCTTCCGGGGATCACCATAACTTACAAGAGCAGTCTAGAGTGGCACCTTTAGATTCGACAGATGCTTGGAAAGGCGATGATGTGGTTAGTTGCATGTCCTTTTCAAGAGAAGAACGTGATTGGAGATCGGACTTACAGAGAGAGGTAGTTAATGCAAGTGAGTTGGAAGAGGATGTGATATCTTTTAATAGTCAGAGGCTCAAGGATCCAGAGATTTTGAGCCCTTCAACTCGGTTGCCTGGCTGGGCATCTACATTTCATGCCCTGAATGGCTCTACCTCTCATTCATTGTGGCCGGATGCTGTCAATGGGGCAGCAACCAGTCTAGCTACTGATTTGTCTTTTGATAAGCCATTCAATGATATTTCATCTCTAAGCTCATCTAGCATCCCGCCTGTGTTTAGCAGTCAGCTTGTGAATGGAGTTAATACATCTGGGCAGACTTTGCATACTTTAAGACATATAGCGGCCAATGATCCTGCCAATTTAAATGCAGATTCACTTTTTGTTGATAAACAATTCAATGATAATTCACATTTCCGTGCATCTAACATATCAACTGCTATCAATGGCAACGTGGAGAATGGGATCAGCTCTTCTGCTGCTACCGATATGCCCCATGGAAATTCATTTTTACTTCACAACGAAGGAAGAGGAAGGCATGTGGGCAGGTTGTCTGGTGACATGCTGAATGCCAATGGCAGTGGTTTTGTAGATAATGGTGAAAACAGCATAATCTCAAATATATTGTCAATGGACTTCAACATGTGGGATAACACATTAACGTCCCAGAATTTGGCCAAGCTTTTGGGTGAAAGTGATAAACAATCTCCAAGTTCCAGGAAGGTGCAAAGCAATAATCAGTCCAGATTCTCTTTTGCAAGGCAGGAAGAGTCTAAAGGACAAGATTTTAGGATACAGCCTTCTCTTGATATGATTGAACAAATACAGAGGAACCATTCCTTCGGGCATGAATtctttaaaaatgataatgtGCATTCAGACAAGTTTCATAGTAGTGGTGGCTTCTATTCTAACAATTATGATGGATCAGTAAATCCTTCAAGCAATCACTCCCTTAATTCCTCAAATAAGCTCTCAG CAGTTACTAGAGCTCAAATCTCAGCTCCGCCTGGCTTCTCCGTTCCAAGCCGGGTGCCACCACCTGGTTTCTCTTCTCATGACAGAGTAGATCAAGTTTCTGACTCCCTCTCTG GAAACCGTCTGCtagattcttcttctttgttgaGAAATTCATATCAAGCAAATCAAACTGGAAGTAATATTAGCACGGGCGATATTGAATTTATGGATCCTGCTATTTTGGCAGTTGGTAAAGGCAGACGTCAGATAGGTCTTAACAATACTGGTCTAGACGCTAGGACACCATTTTCTCCTTCATTAGGTACCTTTGATAATGAAGCAAGTCTTCAGTTACTGATGCAAAGATCTCTGAACTCCCAGCAGCAGAGATACTCTGATGTCGGAGATGGTTTCTCTCATCTCGGGGATTCATATGGCATTTCTTCAAGGCTTGTGGACCAATCACAGGTTAACAATCTCTCTAATTTTGGGCAGCTATCTCTCCAACATTCTAGAAATAGGCTTATGTCGCATGGCCACTGGGACGGTTGGAATGAGGCTCAAGGTGGAACCAATATTGGTGTGGCAGATATATTGAGGAATGATAGGCTTGGATACAACAAATATTATGCTGGTTATGAAGACTCGAAATTCCGCATGCCCAGCTCGAGCGATCTATATAACAGAACCTTTGGGATGTGA
- the LOC111776791 gene encoding uncharacterized protein LOC111776791 isoform X1 has translation MSDGGEKTCPLCAEEMDPTDQQLKPCKCGYEICVWCWHHIMDMAEKDDTEGRCPACRTVYDKEKIVGMASSCERLVAEVSVEKKVKSQKAKAKSSEGRKQLSSVRVIQRNLVYIVGLPLNLADEDLLQRREYFGQYGKVLKVSMSRTTTGVIQQFTNSTCSVYITFSKEEEAVRCIQNVHQFVLEGKPLRACFGTTKYCHAWLRSVPCTNPDCLYLHEVGSQEDSFTKDEIISAYTRSRVQQITGASNNTQRRSGSVLPPPMDDYCNNNSSNGKPIVKNPSSNTVSIIRGSPPNGSSDKSIALPAAASWGTRGSNFQVPVSSSPSTNGPPKKSDATNSILSFPLADASISSAPTVHSEAGKGPAFNESHTSNNAKIHQESLKSLKHPVSTDYQSLSTDRHDSPEEMPTFISLSCSVAGVPATKDSQKTMAMAPSISTPNLHIEDSSSCPEVGTTSDGLIQNLSADISTVSTDRDDIDEQSGLRPITIVSDHDLIKASGDHHNLQEQSRVAPLDSTDAWKGDDVVSCMSFSREERDWRSDLQREVVNASELEEDVISFNSQRLKDPEILSPSTRLPGWASTFHALNGSTSHSLWPDAVNGAATSLATDLSFDKPFNDISSLSSSSIPPVFSSQLVNGVNTSGQTLHTLRHIAANDPANLNADSLFVDKQFNDNSHFRASNISTAINGNVENGISSSAATDMPHGNSFLLHNEGRGRHVGRLSGDMLNANGSGFVDNGENSIISNILSMDFNMWDNTLTSQNLAKLLGESDKQSPSSRKVQSNNQSRFSFARQEESKGQDFRIQPSLDMIEQIQRNHSFGHEFFKNDNVHSDKFHSSGGFYSNNYDGSVNPSSNHSLNSSNKLSAVTRAQISAPPGFSVPSRVPPPGFSSHDRVDQVSDSLSGNRLLDSSSLLRNSYQANQTGSNISTGDIEFMDPAILAVGKGRRQIGLNNTGLDARTPFSPSLGTFDNEASLQLLMQRSLNSQQQRYSDVGDGFSHLGDSYGISSRLVDQSQVNNLSNFGQLSLQHSRNRLMSHGHWDGWNEAQGGTNIGVADILRNDRLGYNKYYAGYEDSKFRMPSSSDLYNRTFGM, from the exons ATGAGTGACGGAGGAGAAAAAACTTGCCCACTCTGTGCGGAAGAGATGGATCCAACTGATCAGCAATTGAAGCCATGCAAATGCGGATATGAG ATTTGTGTTTGGTGCTGGCATCATATTATGGACATGGCTGAGAAGGATGACACTGAGGGTCGATGTCCTGCATGTCGTACTGTATACGATAAGGAAAAAATTGTAGGCATGGCATCAAGCTGTGAAAG ATTGGTTGCTGAAGTAAGTGTGGAAAAAAAGGTTAAGTCACAAAAAGCAAAAGCCAAATCATCTGAAGGACGAAAGCAGCTTAGCAGTGTACGCGTGATTCAAAGGAATCTAGTATATATTGTTGGGCTGCCTCTTAATCTGGCAGATGAAGAT CTTCTTCAGCGGAGAGAATACTTTGGTCAGTATGGGAAAGTTCTAAAAGTGTCTATGTCCCGTACAACAACTGGAGTCATTCAACAATTTACTAATAGTACCTGTAGTGT ATATATTACATTCTCAAAAGAGGAGGAAGCTGTTCGATGTATCCAAAATGTACATCAGTTTGTCTTGGAGGGCAAGCCTTTAAG GGCATGCTTTGGAACGACAAAATATTGTCATGCTTGGTTGAGGAGTGTG CCTTGCACCAACCCTGACTGCTTGTATTTACACGAGGTTGGTTCTCAAGAAGATAGTTTCACAAAAGATGAAATCATTTCAGCATACACAAG GAGTAGAGTGCAACAAATTACTGGTGCCTCAAACAATACGCAGCGGCGTTCAGGGAGTGTGTTACCGCCACCAATGGATGATTACTGCAATAACAATTCTTCAAATGGGAAACCCATTGTTAAGAACCCTTCAAGT AATACTGTTAGCATCATTAGAGGTTCTCCTCCAAATGGAAGCTCAGATAAGTCAATTGCTCTCCCTGCAGCTGCCTCATG GGGAACTCGAGGCTCAAATTTTCAAGTGCCAGTATCAAGTTCACCAAGTACAAATGGGCCTCCGAAAAAGTCCGATGCTACTAATAGCATATTATCATTTCCCCTTGCAGATGCAAGCATTTCTTCGGCTCCTACAGTACATAGTGAAGCAGGAAAGGGACCTGCATTTAATGAGAGTCACACTTCTAATAATGCCAAAATTCATCAAGAATCCTTAAAATCTTTGAAACATCCTGTTAGCACGGATTATCAATCTTTGTCGACAGACAGACATGATTCACCTGAGGAGATGCCTACTTTTATATCTTTGAGTTGTTCAGTGGCTGGGGTTCCAGCCACAAAGGACAGTCAGAAAACAATGGCCATGGCACCGAGCATTTCTACTCCTAATCTCCATATTGAGGATTCTAGCAGTTGTCCTGAAGTAGGAACTACTTCTGATGGCCTAATACAAAATCTGAGCGCTGATATATCAACAGTTAGCACCGATAGAGATGATATAGATGAACAATCTGGTCTAAGACCAATTACTATAGTCTCTGATCATGATTTGATTAAAGCTTCCGGGGATCACCATAACTTACAAGAGCAGTCTAGAGTGGCACCTTTAGATTCGACAGATGCTTGGAAAGGCGATGATGTGGTTAGTTGCATGTCCTTTTCAAGAGAAGAACGTGATTGGAGATCGGACTTACAGAGAGAGGTAGTTAATGCAAGTGAGTTGGAAGAGGATGTGATATCTTTTAATAGTCAGAGGCTCAAGGATCCAGAGATTTTGAGCCCTTCAACTCGGTTGCCTGGCTGGGCATCTACATTTCATGCCCTGAATGGCTCTACCTCTCATTCATTGTGGCCGGATGCTGTCAATGGGGCAGCAACCAGTCTAGCTACTGATTTGTCTTTTGATAAGCCATTCAATGATATTTCATCTCTAAGCTCATCTAGCATCCCGCCTGTGTTTAGCAGTCAGCTTGTGAATGGAGTTAATACATCTGGGCAGACTTTGCATACTTTAAGACATATAGCGGCCAATGATCCTGCCAATTTAAATGCAGATTCACTTTTTGTTGATAAACAATTCAATGATAATTCACATTTCCGTGCATCTAACATATCAACTGCTATCAATGGCAACGTGGAGAATGGGATCAGCTCTTCTGCTGCTACCGATATGCCCCATGGAAATTCATTTTTACTTCACAACGAAGGAAGAGGAAGGCATGTGGGCAGGTTGTCTGGTGACATGCTGAATGCCAATGGCAGTGGTTTTGTAGATAATGGTGAAAACAGCATAATCTCAAATATATTGTCAATGGACTTCAACATGTGGGATAACACATTAACGTCCCAGAATTTGGCCAAGCTTTTGGGTGAAAGTGATAAACAATCTCCAAGTTCCAGGAAGGTGCAAAGCAATAATCAGTCCAGATTCTCTTTTGCAAGGCAGGAAGAGTCTAAAGGACAAGATTTTAGGATACAGCCTTCTCTTGATATGATTGAACAAATACAGAGGAACCATTCCTTCGGGCATGAATtctttaaaaatgataatgtGCATTCAGACAAGTTTCATAGTAGTGGTGGCTTCTATTCTAACAATTATGATGGATCAGTAAATCCTTCAAGCAATCACTCCCTTAATTCCTCAAATAAGCTCTCAG CAGTTACTAGAGCTCAAATCTCAGCTCCGCCTGGCTTCTCCGTTCCAAGCCGGGTGCCACCACCTGGTTTCTCTTCTCATGACAGAGTAGATCAAGTTTCTGACTCCCTCTCTG GAAACCGTCTGCtagattcttcttctttgttgaGAAATTCATATCAAGCAAATCAAACTGGAAGTAATATTAGCACGGGCGATATTGAATTTATGGATCCTGCTATTTTGGCAGTTGGTAAAGGCAGACGTCAGATAGGTCTTAACAATACTGGTCTAGACGCTAGGACACCATTTTCTCCTTCATTAGGTACCTTTGATAATGAAGCAAGTCTTCAGTTACTGATGCAAAGATCTCTGAACTCCCAGCAGCAGAGATACTCTGATGTCGGAGATGGTTTCTCTCATCTCGGGGATTCATATGGCATTTCTTCAAGGCTTGTGGACCAATCACAGGTTAACAATCTCTCTAATTTTGGGCAGCTATCTCTCCAACATTCTAGAAATAGGCTTATGTCGCATGGCCACTGGGACGGTTGGAATGAGGCTCAAGGTGGAACCAATATTGGTGTGGCAGATATATTGAGGAATGATAGGCTTGGATACAACAAATATTATGCTGGTTATGAAGACTCGAAATTCCGCATGCCCAGCTCGAGCGATCTATATAACAGAACCTTTGGGATGTGA